Proteins found in one Quercus robur chromosome 2, dhQueRobu3.1, whole genome shotgun sequence genomic segment:
- the LOC126712335 gene encoding protein WALLS ARE THIN 1: MADSSSASPRRMWCSIPERLQLHGAMLALQFGYAGFHVVSRAALNMGISKLVFPVYRNVIALLLLLPFAYFLEKKERPPISLNFLVQFFLLALVGITANQGFYLLGLDNTSPTFASAIQNSVPAITFLMAALLRIEKVRLDRKDGIAKVAGTIFCVAGATVITLYKGPTIYSPKPPVVLHSITPAPYVSTLGDEAGKSWTLGCIYLIGHCLTWSGWLVLQAPVLKKYPARLSVTSYTCFFGLIQFVIIALIAERDPQAWIFHSGGELFTIVYAGVVASGVAFAVQIWCIDRGGPVFVAVYQPVQTLVVAIMASLALGEEFYLGGVIGAILIILGLYGVLWGKSEEKKFAQQEKPLIQSTPEHGNNRTTSHIKSSLAQPLLPPSSENV; the protein is encoded by the exons ATGGCCGATTCTAGTTCTGCTTCCCCAAGGAGAATGTGGTGCTCTATACCCGAAAGACTCCAGCTGCATGGGGCTATGCTGGCCTTGCAGTTTGGCTATGCTGGGTTCCATGTGGTTTCAAGGGCCGCCCTAAACATGGGCATTAGCAAATTGGTGTTCCCAGTCTATAGGAACGTCATCGCTTTGCTTTTGCTCCTTCCCTTTGCTTATTTTCTAGAGAA GAAGGAGAGGCCTCCAATTTCTCTAAACTTTCTCGTTCAATTCTTCCTCCTCGCACTTGTTGG AATCACAGCAAACCAAGGATTCTACTTGCTGGGATTAGACAACACATCTCCAACTTTTGCATCAGCAATTCAAAACTCAGTCCCAGCCATTACCTTTCTCATGGCAGCTTTACTCAG GATTGAGAAAGTGAGGCTAGACCGAAAAGATGGTATCGCAAAAGTGGCTGGAACAATATTCTGTGTAGCCGGAGCCACAGTGATTACTCTATACAAAGGTCCAACCATTTACAGCCCAAAGCCACCAGTAGTACTACATAGCATAACACCTGCACCTTATGTTTCAACACTAGGAGATGAAGCTGGAAAGAGCTGGACCCTGGGTTGCATCTACCTTATTGGCCATTGCTTGACATGGTCCGGGTGGCTCGTGTTGCAAGCCCCAGTCCTTAAGAAGTACCCCGCTCGCTTGTCGGTTACCTCCTATACTTGTTTCTTCGGTCTCATACAGTTTGTGATTATTGCTCTGATTGCTGAGAGAGACCCACAGGCTTGGATTTTTCACTCTGGTGGAGAGCTCTTCACTATCGTCTATGCG GGAGTGGTAGCATCAGGCGTAGCCTTCGCTGTACAAATATGGTGCATTGACAGAGGAGGCCCCGTCTTTGTTGCTGTGTATCAACCTGTTCAGACTCTTGTTGTCGCTATCATGGCCTCCCTTGCTTTGGGTGAAGAATTCTACTTGGGCGG GGTCATTGGGGCAATATTGATCATTTTGGGATTGTACGGTGTCCTGTGGGGtaaaagtgaagaaaagaagTTTGCACAGCAGGAAAAACCTTTGATTCAGTCCACACCAGAGCATGGGAACAACAGGACAACAAGCCACATCAAGTCATCCCTTGCTCAGCCACTGCTCCCACCTTCATCAGAAAATGTTTGA